TAACCTATATTTGCTTGACATTTTATGTTGATTTCTtgtattaaacatttatttataatgcttTTTACTAAATCATacgataaaattctaaaaacacTATGTTTTATTGTACCTCTGGTTAATAGCATGATATaagctttttatatattttatattgattaaacaaGATGCCAAGACATCACATAATACACAGAATATTGTAGTAAAATTACGTATTTGAAGTTTTGTTacattttctacaatttaaattttaaatattaatacaataattttataaaattttagatttcatgttcaaaaatatcaatctctaatttttatatacttttatatttatttccataatttctaaaaaaattatagcttAAATCTTCTTGGTATTTAACTTGCAGCGCCATCTCTTATCATGTACTCATTAATATTGTTACCAATAGTATATATAGACAAAGAGAGCTATTAACAAAAGTAGGACAGagataggaaaaaattattgaaatcaacgccatcttcagagtgccgcaaatgaaacacaaGAAGAAAGgacagaaaataatagaaaaaggatagagataggatAATTGACCTTCAGTGCCATCTCTTGAAGATTATCTGAAACTTCTCCTattcaagtttttaaatatcttcgagagatggcgccatttatcaatttttctattaattcacagagtaaataaaacaaggaaaatgaataatgagaaaaagacagagataaaataaaaatattgaattcagcgccatcttcagagtgccgcaaatgaaacacaaaaagaaaggatagaaaataattagaaaaagacGGACATAGGATAAAAATTGACTGTCAACGCCATCTCTTGAATGTTAAAGACAACTCTTCTAAAAGAAAGTAAGAATTGATGAACAGCGCcattgataattttcaaaaagtacTTATAGTATTCAAGAGATGGCGtatataatcaattcttattttatttctatccttcttctactattttctatcctttctttttgtgtttcatttgcggcactctgaagatggcgctgatttcaatatttttactatatcttTGTCCTTCTTTATACTATTTGCTGTCTttgtctatttatattataaaatatgctcaaaaaacaattttataactaattaattttattattctgttttttttacttattaattgatgttatctatatctatgaatattaatatttataattaatttattaaaaatatatatatatataaataaatatataataatataattacaacatataaatattcttacttttaatagaattatatttaaattcatttttataaaaaaatctcataaattggtattagttttattatgataaaaaatatgaatttttttaattaatgatttattcatatatagtcgatattttcattatgaaatcAGTATATTGTTAGAAACACTTCAAGCAACATCATCTTTATATCGCATTTGATATTAGTATAGTGacctttgatattaatataaataatttcattctattaattaaattattgtttttaagaaatatgtttcatttaaatacttttcttgtttcaattttaatatttttattaaactcaaTCAGTTACTTTATATTAGTAAATTCTTATGTATTACCTACACCAGTTTTCGAACTTTTAGAGCCAAAAGGAATTCGTATATGGATACcaagtaagtaaataataaaagctatacatgtattgtatattgtataattatatgaattaatatataatgtgaatattatttaaatcacatataaaaaatatggatataCTTACAGCAATATGACAATTAGATAATTCCCTGGAATTCCCCGGATGTATTtacttgttaattttttttatgaatggaACGATGAGTAATTTATGcagaaaatatgttaaattaaatctcataataaaaaaaaattaaataattagtaatataataaacaaaataattaaaaattataataattataaatattatatatgataaaattatatgaataaaaattatttaaaaattccgcaaaattaaattactgcaattataaataaagtatcataaatgaaatagaataaaacaaaatttatttgcattatcACATTATACATACGGATAACaaagttatataaacatataaattctattattctaatatgtctaatatatttttctaattataattctaattataattttaatattaattttttaaaatttcttttttaaaaattatttcttaaatttttttaaaaaaattgtttaaatcaaaaaagataaaaaaagatatatataaaattttatataaaatattttatataatattttatataaaattttaaaatataggatTAAGTTgtcgaaaatatttgcatttatgcATTATTCAGAATTTAGTTTAtgcattgaatttaatataatatgaatttttgtattataacaGATGAACAAGgcttgaaattttttgcatttcaaggaaatgtaaataaaaaacttcaattaaatcaattgGGAGAAATATCGGGTGAagtatatagaaagaaaaacgaaaaatggaccattgaaaataaagatataaatatagtatcaGGAgacattatacattattggATTTATATACAAGTAAATGAAGCAATGCATATCAATGGAGAAAAAACTTGGACAGGTTTtactcaatattatatttattcaatattatatcgtattattttcatatatataattttattttaattttaaaagaattataaaaatgaatttcatgataattaaaaaataatatatagaaattacacataattataagaaaagataaaaaaaaaatataagaaaaataaagaataattgtattttttagttCCCAATAAATtcacgaatttattatttcacgaaAGTTTTGATTCCTTGAAAGATTCAGTTTGGAATCATGAAGTTAAGATACCATTAACTCCTGTGagtagaagaagaatattatttaatatagaatatatttaataatttatttaacgttacacataattataaatattcaatttgttataaatatttaataattattttaataactctCTTACCATAGGATTATGAATTTTGTGTTTATCACAATGATCAACATTCATCTATATATGTTGAAAATGGATTGCTTAAAATCAAGCCACTGATATTAGAAAATCTTTATGGTGATAATGCAACTACATACGGAAAACTGATACTTAGTGggtaaaaacatatataaattttcaacacaACTTTTCGCACGGGAAACAATGTTTTcatcttttcttaattttattgctaaatttttatgtgttaggtatacatatatttattcatcatcttctaaaaataatttggaattttttcatttattatagatgCACTAGTAAGATTTCAGCAGAATGTGAACGTAAGGGTAAATCGTTCCATATATTGCCACCTATTTTGTCTGCTAGATTAAGTACAAAAAACACTTTTAGTTTTCaatatggaaaaattgaaataagggCGAAGTTTCCTAATGGTGATTGGTTATATCcaggtaaatattaatataattgattttgattgattgattcgatttttttcttgatcatcgatttatataaatacatattttttaaattagaatattgaaCATTCATCAGAATAATTCATATCTTGAATTAATCggcgatatataaaaatattaaattttaatgttaaataattaaataaacaaatttcatttaatttttatcaatgaaataacaaatattgtattgtattgtatttatttgcaATAGAAATGTGGCTTCAATCAAAGTATGATTATTATGGTCCCAACTATTCCAGTGGATGTGTTATACTCGGTCTTTCTcgtggaaatgaaaatttagttTCTACTGATGGAAAGATATACGATTCAAGAACATTAGATTTTGGATTACGAGTAGGAACAACAAAAAATCTTACAAATCATATAGTATCTCAAACTTTAGAAAATGGTCCAAGATGGACAAAGGATTTTCACACTTACACAACAATTTGGGATTCCAatggatttcaattttttgtggATGGCAAAGAATTTGGTAAATTGACTCCACAAGAAAATGGTTGGATGTATGggaataatttcaacaaaatggCTCCTTTTGATCAACAAGTatgtgcaaaaatatattatatttatgtaaatatatataattcatttttaaatgtttatgacaaacttttatatttttcaacaaaaatttatatttttcgtataaatgtttattttttataataaattgttattaaataaatgaatttttaaagttttatttttatatttcatttctatatttcaattatgtagaatatattttcaaattaataaaaatatataaaaaaattaattcattaaaaaaaagaatatataatttttaataatttcaatttgtttatgaaatattgtttttttaatagttttatattacacTCGGGCTAGGAGTTGGTGGTATTCGTGTATTTCCTGATGGGACAACTAGCTCAGGAAATGTAAAACCATGGAAAAATGTTGGAGCTAAAGTAAGAAtgtttttttacgaatatttgcatgcaacataaaatttaaataaattccacgaaaacaatttttttgatatactgtacatattatattatagcttaagcataattattattttgaattcaatgttaattttattttattattgtaacattaacgaaatataattatttaagaaattctgGTATATTCCAGGCAATGTTGCAATTTTGGCATGCAAAAGATCAGTGGTTATCAAGTTggagaaaaacaaatagtgaagaaaatatcttcgaaattgattatattcgaatatggtcactttaaaaaaattaaaaaaaatatgttattatacagatttactttattatattaattaaagtaattaaaaaaatgataaataaatttgtaaataagctattattttgtaatttaaatgtaaaataatttcttataatgatgtaatgcattttatatattgaaataacatAACATATTAACTaacataacaaataatataaaataatataattataactaattgataattaataacacataaaaatattaaatataaatatatataaatatcatatgcataaaatataaaatataaaaattattttaaatagtaaaagGATTTTGAACTTGACTCTTCCTCCAAACCGGTTTATCttgaataacattaaaaaaaattaaaggaacTTTCATTTGGTTCACTGTATACCTAAGTGTGtagagtataaaaattaattgataataaggattttcatatttcttatcttattataatttgtcaaaaattttaatattttaatttttcgaaatattataataaataattgtgacattttgtacattatatctcaaatgacaaaattaattatcttttttattatgattataattcatttaatttatggaTTAAACAATGAcaaatattatcattcaaattattctagtaagtataacaattttacgaaatatatatcatattaacaaatataaaattcactcttcatattttattaatatttataaattttcatataaaataataataattaaaaaaatttatatatataattaaacaattaatttttatatttaaatatatatattaaatattttataaattttaataactttttttccttaaaaatctaataattatattttattatttagaataaaaaattatattcattttatttaacatgttttatgtatttgtaggatatgaatttattttacacaaaTGCATAGCCAGTGCTCAATTAAATACGagacaaaataaacaaatatcaaatactaATTCAAATAAACTTATTGAAAATCTCTTACACAAAGCATACATTCCAATTATTATGCGAGAAAAGAATTCAACTATTTCttcaaatgtaaaattgaataataatcatttatttaataattctgaaataagTTACagcaatttaaatgaaaatccatctttcaaaaaaaaatagaaaatatatttttaagaactttaaatttttaaaactttaaatcaatgaaaaatttatcatttatatttacaaaaaaaaatttgttaccaaaatttaaaaatgatactaataaaattaaaaattcatcttttgattttatagttattaaatcaacaatataaatataatttttcgatatacaataatactataatgtaaaattatataacatattattatatcattaaataaaagaaaaaaaattattattattatgattattattatttatcaaatattattgaaaaaaacaaaattaatattcaaatgcaatttatttgtctattttctataaaaatgtaatgtaataacttattttattcattattatgaaGATGTTGcttgttgaattttttctgGTAAAGTTTGTAATTCCACctacgaaataaaatcaataatttgtattttatatttaaaaatgaataaattaaatcataccTTTGTAATTTTCATTGCTACTCCTTCTGGAAgatttctttctatatattctaaatatgtaTCTGCAGTTGAAccagttaatttaaaaaggtcAAGATATCTATAATATGTTCTTGTTTCATACTGAACTCGATGTTTTTTATGAACATGAATAGACTTAAGTACTGTTAATCTTTCATGGATAGGCTTTCGTAGTgtaatactattaattttaacataacaattttatatttttttatatataatttcaaaaatataaatttttaattataacttacTGTCTACCAACAATGATGTCTAAATAATTTGCTGCCATAACAGCAAATTCTCCATAGCTTTTGAGAACTGCAGGATCATTTCCTctcatttcaatttctaattttttataaagtttatcaGGCTCATCAGACTAAAatgtgttatattttaaaaaatatataaatatatttataaattcttataaatacaatgattatcataatgaatttaataaaaaattcaataataataataaattttatttattatttagtcttaagaaataatatatgtatttatgaataaaatatctaattacatAATTGGGATCATCAGATGTATTTGATGATCCAGGTAATGCTTCAATAGTATTCTcggaaatatcaattttttgatattgtgaattttcatttgaagTTTCAGATTGctgagaaatttcatttatgtcTTTTGTTAAAGTTATATTTGAAGTCTTAtctgaattttcaatattagttgaatataatatatattgaagtgatttgttataatttgattttatattatacaaatttctatttataatattatgtaagaaAGGAAAtgcctaaaaaatattagaggttaatttttaacgtaaacttaaataaagctttttatttaatataccttTGAATGAAACATTTGTTGtttgttgtttttatttattattagataaaaagattaattaaggCTTTATTATCttacattgaataaaatttagatataaaaatgaatattttttctttgacatatatacaatttatattccgCGCACTAATTctatatgtgtataaataagagaaatcGTGGAAGTCACATGTACTaagtacttatttattatgttactcaatattcatatatattatagtactTATTAAGtatagtaaataaatgattcatcataataaatagaacatatttttatatgaaatgaattcaatcaaaaattttcttttctctttttaagaGTTATTATTAAGGCTTAATTTGTAAGTGGAAACATGTCctaattaataacaacatttattattttatttatttattaatagagatAAATAATCCACTGATGTTTATAGTCTCTGTAgtctctatattttttttttttttttagtataaagaataaaatcgtAGATCTGATTTATTCTAtatgataaaatcaaaaaatatcaatttaatgtcttttctattttttctgattataaatctaataatatacttaattaaattatttgagtttttaaaaataaaaaatattttttttatatcactaATCTAatgtatcattatcattaacatgtctcaaatgaatatttaatatatgtcaTGAAAtcgaatatgtaaataaaatatataactaaaattaaaaaatactttaaaaaatacaatcctatttatattatgatcagaaattatattttatatttcatacttgataaaaataaaatttattaatcaataatttctaatctatctaattattaatttaaatcaatttttttaacaaatattttaccaaatatttttattaaatacatttgaattcattaaatttttttatgtaaatgcagttttatttgaaaagtacAATATAAACTTACTTTTTACATTGTCTCAAAGGAGAAGTATTTAAaacatcattttataatagcaCATTAGATAgcacattatttataaattattattattttaataatgtttttaatatgaagataacaaaatataactataaaaaacaaaagtgaACATTTATTCACATTGATCATAATTACTGAtgataatcttataatataaacttgaaCATTTTAAGATTcaagtgtatatataattatttattttataaatcttaaatatattctatactattattaaaacaaatgtaAATTCTCCTTTGTGACGCATGTAATAAACTgacattttgtaaaaatatttgaaacaataaaattattgataattaacattatcatTAACTTAAATaacacaaattttaatatgaacttTTGAATTGAGTTGTAGAAAAAGAACGTTgtgattgaaaattagaatttttaaattgccaAGATCCTATAGTATTTCCATTTTGCCAACCAGTAGATGTAGTTttcttatcaatattatcttgAGGAAGCCAATGTGATTCTCCAACATTttgattactattattttgcCATTGAGCTTTTGTACCAAAAGATAATCCTTTATTTTGccaattatctttattattttttgtccaTGAATCTCCTTTTTGTTGTTCATTTTCTCGTATCCATGTGTTTGATGTATtagtattttcaaatttaagccatctttcttttaaatctataGCACCATCATCTCCCCAAGGATCTTTCGCATCTTCTggtaaatcatttaaatcttctttatcACATTGTTTCCAAGagtctttaatatttaataattcccaCCTagcttgttttttattatctatccaAGATTCTTTACAATTAGTGAAACTTTCTTTACCGCGAATATTCCAATTATCATTACTACTGCTGGGCATAGATGACCATCTATTATCAGAACTTGATGACCATGATTCCTTCATCATAGGTTTTGTGTGTAAAGTTTGTTTagaattccaagaatttccaTCATTATTCCAGGTATCATTGCGAATAGGATCTTTAACAGTTTCCCActtttcttgataaaaagttttacGACGCCTATCATTATCCCAATTATTATTGGATGTTGgtgttttttcaatttgccAAATATTTTGTTCAGACATGTTTCGTTCAACAGGTCGAGACCAAGTTTGTTCAATGGCTCCTCTACTTGGTATATCCCAATCATCAATAAACCTTGATGGTGACATTTGTCGTCTTTGAGGAGAATGTTGTTGTCTTGGTGATAACGTAGAACGTTCAAAAATCAATCTATGTGGTGATTCTGCATGTCTCATTGTTGATGTTTGCTgtctagaaaatatttcttgtctATTAGAAGATATCATTCGATTAGGAGATGGAATTTCTCTTCTTAAAGGAGACATTGGACGTTTCATTGATGATGATTGTCTTCTAGGAGATGCAGTAGATCTCATAGGAGATATTTGTCGTGGTGAAATTTGATGTCTTAATGGTGACATTGGGCGATTCATAGTCATTTCAGTTCTTCGCGGTGAAAGTCGTCTCGGTGACAAAGGTTGTCTTAAAGGTGACATTGGTCGTCGTACTGGAGATATAGGACGCCTTATAGGAGAACGTTGTCTATACACAGGTGACATAGGACGgcgaagaggagaaaaatgtCTTCTTGGAGGAGAACATAAACGTCTTGGAGGTGATAACAATGGACGTTTAGGAGAAAGTCTTTTTGGAGGAGTTACACGATGTTTAACAGGAGAATTTTGTCTTCTCATaggtgaaattgattttttcatatttcctaCTTCATTCcaacgatttttttcaaaagcttTATCTCTATTTTGATCTATTTCAACTTGAAACGATCTGCTAAATCGTTCAGGTGTTGTACGGAAtgatctttcttctttatgaTCAATTGTTTGTAATATTGGCAGGATTGTATTTGGTTCTAAAGGTggtatattatgatattttttataaatcggtTTTGTTATAGGCTCTTCATCATTTAGAAATCTCTTATTTGGCATTGTAATTAGAATATCCTGGGAACCCATTTCTTGAACATAACGACCTTTCAAAATAGAATCATTTTGcttattttctctttgatCCGAATTTATATTTCCCGGTGAAGCAATACGATCCCAAACAGAACGAGGTAATTGACTTTGAAGTTTATTTGTTTGTTCTAAAaccatatttaacatattttgtaattgttttgCGGTATTTATATCTACAGTCGGTGCTGGTCCgcttaatttttcctttgctATTTCTAAAAGAGCTTGATGTTCTTTTACCGTTTGAGCAATATCTATATCCAGTCGATTATTAGATAATCTTTCTCTTAAATCAGTTTGTTCTTTAGGTTctcgcatttttttttcgtaaaaaggATTAACACATAATTGTGGACTTTCTGTAttccaatcttttttcttttttgctgctatatctaatattaaaaaaattaagattataagaattaaataattaaattttttgtattataaattaaaaaatattattctattactagaattttagatttttcttatattttttaaatataaacttaccTATATGCCATGGTTTAACacctattttattaaatttttttatcaatttttttggtGGTGTTTCTCCTTTGTCTGGAGAATGAGAACGTTTTcctttaaacttattttttggaaaggaattctcaatattttttgtataaaatactttttttattgatgttTTCGACTTTCTTAccggattttttattaatttattaaaatttattttagtt
The DNA window shown above is from Apis cerana isolate GH-2021 linkage group LG4, AcerK_1.0, whole genome shotgun sequence and carries:
- the LOC107999037 gene encoding beta-1,3-glucan-binding protein, which encodes MFHLNTFLVSILIFLLNSISYFILVNSYVLPTPVFELLEPKGIRIWIPNEQGLKFFAFQGNVNKKLQLNQLGEISGEVYRKKNEKWTIENKDINIVSGDIIHYWIYIQVNEAMHINGEKTWTVPNKFTNLLFHESFDSLKDSVWNHEVKIPLTPDYEFCVYHNDQHSSIYVENGLLKIKPLILENLYGDNATTYGKLILSGCTSKISAECERKGKSFHILPPILSARLSTKNTFSFQYGKIEIRAKFPNGDWLYPEMWLQSKYDYYGPNYSSGCVILGLSRGNENLVSTDGKIYDSRTLDFGLRVGTTKNLTNHIVSQTLENGPRWTKDFHTYTTIWDSNGFQFFVDGKEFGKLTPQENGWMYGNNFNKMAPFDQQFYITLGLGVGGIRVFPDGTTSSGNVKPWKNVGAKAMLQFWHAKDQWLSSWRKTNSEENIFEIDYIRIWSL
- the LOC107999068 gene encoding small ribosomal subunit protein uS10m; this encodes MFHSKAFPFLHNIINRNLYNIKSNYNKSLQYILYSTNIENSDKTSNITLTKDINEISQQSETSNENSQYQKIDISENTIEALPGSSNTSDDPNYSDEPDKLYKKLEIEMRGNDPAVLKSYGEFAVMAANYLDIIVGRHITLRKPIHERLTVLKSIHVHKKHRVQYETRTYYRYLDLFKLTGSTADTYLEYIERNLPEGVAMKITKVELQTLPEKIQQATSS
- the LOC107999067 gene encoding uncharacterized protein LOC107999067, coding for MENSGAVTIEGENYEVVDECIEEEDTSNNIQQSKYLNNIEKQFISIKSLDKNVINKNVDHIKNTNMKENKNIKIKKKENLEDIGKIEGTNIEKNKDIDMEKNQEVSESFTNLTDNILSNNSNNNDQNNTSNTENKCQQQSTMESIDFTADITLDQLDQQKDVTDEDVLHHLDEIENIVLDSTDFQLPEECTGNQLLETDIKNQSSNSENKLIKDNNTNENINVDKKTLYILDKEIKQEIKEEKCTENDWYEQKLIEKETIIKERLSKVARVLGISYPCYEKWLEYEEKINGSPLCKLKPSRRCCLDKPYTNRWKFICNRKEIHESITKIENSDSSFNKDKKIIWKLEASGAWGVNINNESQFPPFVLRAVKIFEDFLQTTEQLTSQNSIDENFSDDVSIDTESKKDTNNEGKQDWLWLVVRCNSMDELMLFATGENITRSTMDRLKQVYESGPGKDCNVKSLYCKSTNRYDGTAVTDTTFLVGSEALDEIVGGLKVQLAPKTNFWSNSAGAENVANAVIDLLAPSPKTTVLEIGCGIGLIGLMMASKCQQVIGVDSPSEVEEAEMTCELNNIKNASFIMGSPSEVTNQIIAAVKNRKTCAIINANTNIGRAIEVMTALRKIPSLKRIVMITTLTKQSVRAILELARPGDHGHGSAFIPVLACVVDTLPIGPHFEAVILMQRRMINKFNQLWFQKTVEEDVKNSETKIIQENEQNVDETDKTLGKGLELKTKINFNKLIKNPVRKSKTSIKKVFYTKNIENSFPKNKFKGKRSHSPDKGETPPKKLIKKFNKIGVKPWHIDIAAKKKKDWNTESPQLCVNPFYEKKMREPKEQTDLRERLSNNRLDIDIAQTVKEHQALLEIAKEKLSGPAPTVDINTAKQLQNMLNMVLEQTNKLQSQLPRSVWDRIASPGNINSDQRENKQNDSILKGRYVQEMGSQDILITMPNKRFLNDEEPITKPIYKKYHNIPPLEPNTILPILQTIDHKEERSFRTTPERFSRSFQVEIDQNRDKAFEKNRWNEVGNMKKSISPMRRQNSPVKHRVTPPKRLSPKRPLLSPPRRLCSPPRRHFSPLRRPMSPVYRQRSPIRRPISPVRRPMSPLRQPLSPRRLSPRRTEMTMNRPMSPLRHQISPRQISPMRSTASPRRQSSSMKRPMSPLRREIPSPNRMISSNRQEIFSRQQTSTMRHAESPHRLIFERSTLSPRQQHSPQRRQMSPSRFIDDWDIPSRGAIEQTWSRPVERNMSEQNIWQIEKTPTSNNNWDNDRRRKTFYQEKWETVKDPIRNDTWNNDGNSWNSKQTLHTKPMMKESWSSSSDNRWSSMPSSSNDNWNIRGKESFTNCKESWIDNKKQARWELLNIKDSWKQCDKEDLNDLPEDAKDPWGDDGAIDLKERWLKFENTNTSNTWIRENEQQKGDSWTKNNKDNWQNKGLSFGTKAQWQNNSNQNVGESHWLPQDNIDKKTTSTGWQNGNTIGSWQFKNSNFQSQRSFSTTQFKSSY